CGGCGCCTGCGCTTCCGCCCAGAGTGCGGCATCCAGCGCGCCGATGCGCGAGGGAAGGCGTCGGTGCGCACGCCACCAGCCTACGGCCGCACCGGCGAGCAGCGCAACGGTCCAGAGCACCGCCAGTGACGGACCGCCGGTGGCGATGCGCGCCAGTGCACCAAGCGCAAGCACGACCGCGAGCGCGCCGAGCGCCCACGCCGCCACGGCGCCAAGGAGCAGCAGGTGCAGTGACCGCCGCAGCGCTTCGAGGCGCCCCGCGAGCTGGAGCGGCGTCATGCCGGCCTCCGCGCGCGCAGCAGCAGCTCGAGCGCCGCCAGCAGCAACGCGCCGCCGGCCAGCCAGGGTGCGAGCGTCGAGCGGCGCGTGTCACCGGCCGCGACGGCGGCGCGTGACGCGGGCGCCGGTGCCAGCCACGCCGGCACGCTGTCCACGCGGCGGTGATCCGGTTCGCAGGCGCCGAGCAGCGCCACAAGCCACGCCTGCGCGCTCAGGGACAGTGTCTGGTCACCCGCCGCCGGCAGCGTGGCGCGCACATGCAGGACACACCCCGTCCCGACACGGGCAAGCCAGACCGCGGGCTGTCCCCCTTCCCACCACCCGACGGGTGCAGCGCCGGCCGGCGTACCGGCGGTGTCGGGCGCCAGCGGTGCGACCCACGTCGTGCGCTGCACGGTGAGTCCGCGCAGTCCGGCGGTCGTGCTGGTCCATGCCACGGGCCAGTGCACCACCGTGCCGCCGCGGCGAGCCGCGGCCGAATCAGACGCGGTGAGGGCAGCGCCGCGCACGACGAGGCTGCCGGCGGGCGCCAGACTGTCACCCAGCAACTGCGCGGTGGCGGCGATGGGATCATCACCCTCGGCGCGCACCGTGATCCCGCCCCGAGGGCGTCTGTCGTCCGCCGTCTGCGGCACCGGCAGCACCGTGATCGGCTCGGGCAGCAGCGCGCGCATCGACTCGGTCGCCGGATCGAACATGGCGGCGTCCATTCGCGACGCGAGTGTCACGTGCAGTGCCGACGTGCCGCGCGCCAGCGAATCGCGCAGGCGGCCGAGCAGCGCCAGCGCGGCGCTGAGTGAGGCACGGCGCGCCACCAGCGCGGTGCTGTCCGCGAGTGGCGACAGCGCGGCGCTGGTGTCGAAGGCGATCACCGCATCGGTCGGGGCGAGCACGGCTCGCGCGGCGCGCTGGTCCGCGGCCGGCAGCGTGCGGTCGAGCAGCAGCACCGTGCGCCGCTCCACCGTCGCGCCGCTGCGCACGGGCTGCGCCACCGCCAGCGCGAGCAGCGCGAGGATGCCGAGGCGCAGCAGCATCCACCAGCGATCGCGCGGGACGGGCTGGATCGTCGTGGCCTCGAGCATGCCGGCCGGCAGGAACCGCGCCGTTGCCAGTGCCAGCGCGCGTGGCCGCTGTCGGCTCAGCAGGTGCGCAGCCACCACGCCCAGCATGCCGAGTGCACCGGCCGCCAGCGCCCACGGCGCCAGCCAGGTCATGCCACAACTCCACTGCCCGACGCCGCCCGGAGCATCGACCGCACGGCGTCGGCCGGCGGCTGGTCGTCCACCACCTCGAGGTAGCGCCCGCCGGTGCCGAGCCAGCGGTTGCGCATCGTGCGGCGGAAGTCGCCGAACGCCGCGTCGTACGCCCGTGACGTGCCGCGCGACAGCGGCCGTCGCAGCGCGGCATCCTCGGGATCCACCGCCACGGCACGATCGACGCCGATCGAGAGCTCGGCTCGCGCGACGACGTGCGCGGTGATGACCTCCACACCGCGGGCCACCAGCGACGCGCTGCGCGCCAGCAACGCATCGGCGTCGCCCAGCAGGTCCGAGACGACCACGATCCGTTCCACGCCGCGCAGCCCGTCGAGCATCGGCGCCAGCGGCGGCGACCCGGCGGGCGTCACCGCATCCACCACGCGGATCATCTCGCGCACCACGTCGCCGCGCGATCGTGGCGGGATGCGCCGCGTGCCACTCCCGTGTGCGATCACGAGGCCGATGGGGTCACCGGCACTGCGCGCCACTGCGGCGAGTCCGATGCAGAGCATCCGCGCCATCCGCCACTTCGCCTCGCCACCGAGTGCCGCGCCCATCGACGCCGAGGCATCGAGGAGCAGCAACGTGGGTGAGGTGGCGACGTCGGGCGCGAGGCGCACGTAGGCGCGATCGGTGCGCGCGAGCAGCTTCCAGTCCAGCCGGCGCGGATCGTCGCCCTGCCGGTAGGGCCGGTACTCCGTGACCTCGACGTTCGGCCCGATGCGGCGCGCCTGGTGCGCACCGACGTTGGTGGTGCGCGGACGGAGACGCGCCGTCCAGCGCGCGCCGCGCACCGCATCCAGCAGTGCGCCGTATTCGTGCAACCCCGACGGCGCCATCGGAGGCGGCGCGGTCAGCGCGGTACGGCGCCGCGTGGCGGCTCGATGCGCGCCACCAGTTCCTGCACGATCGCATCCGACGCCACGCCGTCCGCCTCGGCGGCGTAGTTCGGCAGCACGCGGTGTCGCAGCACCGGCAGCGCCACCCGCTGCACGTCGGCCGGCGACACCGCCACGCGGCCAGCCAGCAGCGCATGGGCCTTCGCGCCCAGGATGAGCGCCTGGCCCGCACGCGGACCGGCGCCCCAGCGCACGTACTTCGTCACCAGCCCGGGGGCCCGCGGGTCGCCCGGGCGGGTGGCGCGCACCAGCTGTGCGGCGTAGCGCAGCACCGTGTCGGAGGCCGGCACCTCACGCGCCATCTGCTGCAGCGCACGCACCTGCAGCGCGTCGAGCACCGGCGTGAGCGGTGCGGCGGCCGCACCGGTGGTGCTGCGCAGGATGCCCACCTCGTCGTCCTCACCCGGGTAGTCCACGCGGATGTCGAAGAGGAAGCGGTCGAGCTGCGCCTCGGGGAGCGGGTACGTGCCCTCCTGCTCGATCGGATTCTGCGTGGCGAGCACGAAGAACGGCGCCGGCAGTGGCATGGTCTGGCCGGCCGCGGTCACCCGGTACTCCTGCATCGCCTCCAGCAGCGCCGCCTGGGTGCGCGGCGGGGCGCGGTTGATCTCGTCGGCGAGCACGATGTTGGCGAAGATCGGGCCGCGCACGAAGCGGAAGCTGCGGTGCCCGGTGGCTGTGTCCTCCTCCAGCAGCTCGGTGCCGGTGATGTCACTCGGCACCAGATCGGGCGTGAACTGGATGCGGCGGAAGGCCAGCTGCATCGCCTCCGACACGCTGCGGACCATCATCGTCTTGGCCAGGCCCGGTACGCCGACGAGCAGCGCATGCCCGCCGGCCACGATCGCGAGCAGGATCTCGTCCAGCGCCGCCTCCTGCCCCACGATGCGTCGGGCCACCTCGGCGCGCATCGACTGCGCGGCGGCGATCAGCGCCGCGGCATCCTGTGTCTCCTGGCCCGGGTGCGTGCTGGTCGGGGAGGCTGCCATCACCGGATCGGCTGGCGACGGCGGAAATGCAGCGCCAGCGTCGAGCCGTCCGTCACGCCTGATTCGGCCAGCGATCGCGACTCGTCTCGGATCTCGAAGCCACCCAGCTTGGCGACCAGCTCGCCGGGATCGGGGACGTCGGGGGCGAGCACGGCGGCGGCGCTCGCCTTCACGGCGGCCACGGTCGTCCGCGGCTCCACCACCACCTTCACGGCGTCCCACGCCTCGAGCAGCTGGACGCGGATCGTGATGGCGGCGGCGCCGGCAGGCGCGAGCGTGATCGCCTCCGCGGGGGTGCGGAGCTGGGTGACGAAGGGCGGCATGTCTGCTGTGATGAAGCGGAAGGTCAGGCGGTTGCCGGGACGGCCGGCGGTGCGGATCCCTGACCCGGACTCTACGCGGAAGGTGCCGCGGAGGTTGCGTCGGCGGCGTCCGGGGCCGCCTCGGCAGGCGGCGGAGGCGGCGCGACGTAGGTCGGCAGCGTGGACAGGAACCGCGCGATCTGCTGGTCGAACATGTAGCTCGAGCCG
This is a stretch of genomic DNA from Gemmatimonadaceae bacterium. It encodes these proteins:
- a CDS encoding MoxR family ATPase, which encodes MAASPTSTHPGQETQDAAALIAAAQSMRAEVARRIVGQEAALDEILLAIVAGGHALLVGVPGLAKTMMVRSVSEAMQLAFRRIQFTPDLVPSDITGTELLEEDTATGHRSFRFVRGPIFANIVLADEINRAPPRTQAALLEAMQEYRVTAAGQTMPLPAPFFVLATQNPIEQEGTYPLPEAQLDRFLFDIRVDYPGEDDEVGILRSTTGAAAAPLTPVLDALQVRALQQMAREVPASDTVLRYAAQLVRATRPGDPRAPGLVTKYVRWGAGPRAGQALILGAKAHALLAGRVAVSPADVQRVALPVLRHRVLPNYAAEADGVASDAIVQELVARIEPPRGAVPR
- a CDS encoding DUF58 domain-containing protein, with amino-acid sequence MAPSGLHEYGALLDAVRGARWTARLRPRTTNVGAHQARRIGPNVEVTEYRPYRQGDDPRRLDWKLLARTDRAYVRLAPDVATSPTLLLLDASASMGAALGGEAKWRMARMLCIGLAAVARSAGDPIGLVIAHGSGTRRIPPRSRGDVVREMIRVVDAVTPAGSPPLAPMLDGLRGVERIVVVSDLLGDADALLARSASLVARGVEVITAHVVARAELSIGVDRAVAVDPEDAALRRPLSRGTSRAYDAAFGDFRRTMRNRWLGTGGRYLEVVDDQPPADAVRSMLRAASGSGVVA